From the genome of Sandaracinaceae bacterium, one region includes:
- a CDS encoding AAA family ATPase, translating into YPFDIPAVRDLETLDLDPGVTFFIGENGSGKSTLLEAIAIILGLNPEGGSQNFTLAERPSESELHRYLTPIRSHRRPRRRFFLRAESLFNVATEVERLGLIGDMALGWEALHERSHGEAFLWLLRDRFLPGGLYLLDEPEAALSPKRQLAMLTRMHDLVNGGSQLLIATHSPILMAYPGACIYELDEEGLKRVRYEDTEHVQITRDFLAQPARFLKHLLDDGSGR; encoded by the coding sequence CTACCCGTTCGACATCCCGGCGGTGCGCGACCTCGAGACCCTCGACCTCGACCCGGGGGTGACGTTCTTCATCGGCGAGAACGGGAGCGGCAAGTCCACGCTCCTCGAGGCCATCGCGATCATCCTCGGCCTCAACCCCGAAGGCGGAAGCCAGAACTTCACGCTCGCCGAGCGTCCCAGCGAGTCCGAGCTGCATCGCTACCTGACGCCCATCCGCTCGCATCGGCGGCCGCGGCGGCGCTTCTTCCTGCGCGCGGAGAGCCTCTTCAACGTCGCCACCGAGGTGGAGCGGCTCGGGCTGATAGGGGACATGGCGCTCGGCTGGGAGGCGCTCCACGAGCGCTCGCATGGCGAGGCCTTCCTCTGGCTCCTCCGCGATCGCTTCCTGCCCGGCGGCCTCTACCTCCTCGACGAGCCCGAGGCCGCGCTCTCGCCCAAGCGTCAACTCGCCATGCTCACCCGCATGCACGACCTGGTGAACGGCGGCTCGCAGCTCCTCATCGCGACCCACTCCCCCATCCTCATGGCCTACCCCGGCGCCTGCATCTACGAGCTCGACGAGGAGGGCCTGAAGCGCGTCCGCTACGAGGACACCGAGCACGTGCAGATCACGCGCGACTTCCTCGCCCAACCAGCCCGCTTCCTGAAGCACCTCCTGGACGACGGAAGTGGGCGGTGA